The following coding sequences are from one Candidatus Hydrogenedentota bacterium window:
- a CDS encoding metal ABC transporter substrate-binding protein, translated as MSRKSIARIASVAAILALLTAFPLTLGCGGAPAGNPTLATTIPPIALVLRELASPRTEVVTLLSPGVSAHTYEITPADARAVGSALALFYVDDALDGWAARLPARMKVRLFEWVPADARIVFSGTHVEEDGHDHEHGDFDPHFWSDPTVVKATLPKLADKLAELDPEGAELYRANAKRFAEELDTLDQRVSEKLKPVKGRAIVTFHPSWDYYLKRYGIRNVGVLEPSPGKEASPQQIMNLVETIRAAGVTAVFSEPQLPSRPAEVLADTADVKLGMLDPYGGVPGRTTYRELIEFNTDALLEMLQ; from the coding sequence ATGTCCCGCAAAAGCATAGCACGTATCGCAAGTGTCGCGGCTATTTTGGCTCTGCTGACCGCCTTCCCTCTCACGCTGGGGTGCGGGGGGGCTCCGGCTGGAAATCCAACCCTTGCAACAACTATCCCGCCCATAGCCCTTGTGCTGCGTGAACTGGCATCTCCGAGGACTGAGGTTGTGACGCTGCTAAGTCCGGGGGTGTCGGCCCATACGTACGAAATCACACCTGCGGATGCGCGTGCCGTGGGTTCTGCTTTGGCGCTCTTCTACGTGGATGATGCCCTGGATGGATGGGCAGCGCGTTTGCCGGCCCGGATGAAGGTCAGGCTATTTGAGTGGGTGCCAGCAGATGCGAGAATCGTGTTTTCGGGGACTCACGTGGAGGAGGATGGACACGACCACGAACATGGGGACTTCGACCCCCATTTCTGGTCCGATCCTACGGTAGTCAAGGCTACTTTGCCTAAGCTTGCAGACAAACTCGCGGAACTCGACCCCGAAGGGGCCGAATTGTATCGGGCAAATGCAAAACGGTTTGCTGAAGAACTCGATACACTGGATCAACGTGTATCTGAGAAGTTGAAACCGGTCAAGGGGCGCGCGATCGTTACCTTTCATCCCTCATGGGACTACTATTTGAAGCGGTACGGCATACGCAACGTGGGCGTACTGGAACCGTCGCCTGGCAAAGAGGCCTCGCCGCAGCAGATCATGAATCTCGTCGAGACCATTCGTGCGGCAGGGGTCACGGCCGTGTTTTCGGAACCCCAACTTCCAAGCCGTCCGGCGGAAGTCCTAGCGGATACGGCGGACGTCAAACTCGGCATGTTGGATCCGTATGGGGGCGTGCCGGGGCGCACTACCTACCGTGAACTGATTGAATTCAACACCGATGCGCTGTTAGAAATGCTGCAATGA